The proteins below come from a single Treponema phagedenis genomic window:
- the infB gene encoding translation initiation factor IF-2: protein MAEKNESLQPDVILKKNRTDVPSGELKTASAEEKPKKRLVRKKVLPKQKEEGVKVKKVVTVTATAKKSSEEKEESKKISQPEVVETVQSTAPVPSPEEKKQPKSSEKKKEEKPAPTEPEKKVVKTASSKEKAPSEGGQKKQKVPGLRVLDITAERPNRKAGNLAGQGGNAGTRKERYGGRQDNFTGAQARENAGMRTSYGRGKFAGKDGNRQNAGQGGARQGGGFGQRQNKQGFRPQGGFAGRPPAAPMPMETNKTSQGKKTFKGKKQIYQRKEEELDFFEEKLLQQKKKSKEKTSSVPKQIEIMESISVADLAKKMNLKASELIGKLMGMGMMVTMNQSIDSDTATILASEYNCDVKLVSLYDETLIESNDDEGGEMRSRPPIVTIMGHVDHGKTKTLDAIRRTHVSEGEFGGITQHIGAYTVSTPKGNITFLDTPGHEAFTMMRARGAEITDIVVLIVAADDGVMPQTIEALNHAKDAKVPIIVAINKIDKPEANPDKVMTRLSELGLMPEEWGGDTMYVKISALQRLGLDDLLDAILLQAEILELQANYSCRAEGKIIESQIDHGRGIVATVIVQRGILRTGDPYVAGIYSGRVRAIFNDRGEKIEEAIPSMPVEILGLEGMPNAGDPFQVTESEKIARQISSKRQELKRYEDSRNVKKVTLDNLYETIHDGEVLEFKVIIKGDVQGSVEALKQSLEKLSTKEIRLSVIHASAGAINDSDVMLAAADANAIIIGFNVRPTPQAKILAEQEKVDIRKYNVIYKAVEEIELAMEGLLRPDLKEEVIGLAEVRQVFKVPKIGNIAGSYILEGSVKRNSHVHVIREGIVLHSGKISSLRRIKDDVKEVSAGFECGIGIENYTDLKEGDQLEFIEVVEVARKLKDTEKYEPPKASTEE, encoded by the coding sequence AAAAAGTTCTGAAGAAAAAGAAGAAAGCAAAAAAATTTCTCAACCTGAAGTTGTGGAAACTGTACAAAGCACGGCTCCTGTGCCTTCTCCGGAAGAAAAAAAACAACCAAAAAGCTCTGAAAAAAAGAAAGAAGAAAAACCTGCACCGACAGAGCCTGAAAAAAAAGTAGTTAAAACAGCAAGCTCGAAAGAGAAAGCTCCTTCCGAAGGCGGACAGAAAAAGCAAAAGGTGCCCGGTCTTCGTGTGCTTGATATTACCGCTGAACGGCCGAATCGAAAAGCCGGAAATCTTGCGGGGCAGGGTGGTAATGCCGGCACAAGAAAAGAGCGCTATGGTGGACGACAGGATAACTTCACCGGTGCGCAGGCAAGAGAAAATGCAGGCATGCGTACATCATACGGACGCGGTAAATTTGCCGGAAAAGACGGAAACAGGCAAAACGCCGGACAGGGCGGTGCTAGACAAGGCGGCGGTTTTGGACAACGACAAAATAAGCAGGGTTTCCGTCCCCAAGGCGGCTTTGCGGGAAGACCGCCGGCAGCTCCTATGCCGATGGAAACCAATAAAACTTCTCAAGGCAAAAAAACATTCAAAGGTAAAAAACAAATTTATCAGCGAAAAGAGGAAGAGCTTGATTTTTTTGAAGAAAAGCTGCTGCAACAAAAGAAAAAATCAAAAGAAAAGACTTCTTCCGTTCCTAAACAAATTGAAATCATGGAATCAATTTCCGTAGCGGATCTTGCTAAAAAGATGAACTTGAAAGCTTCAGAGCTTATCGGAAAGCTTATGGGTATGGGAATGATGGTAACTATGAATCAATCGATAGATTCCGATACTGCAACAATCCTTGCTTCTGAATATAACTGCGATGTAAAGCTGGTCAGTTTGTACGATGAAACGCTTATCGAAAGCAACGATGATGAAGGCGGAGAGATGCGTTCACGTCCGCCGATTGTTACCATAATGGGACATGTCGATCACGGTAAAACAAAAACACTTGATGCTATTCGGCGCACGCATGTTTCCGAAGGAGAGTTTGGCGGTATTACTCAACATATCGGTGCGTATACCGTAAGCACTCCGAAGGGGAATATCACTTTCCTTGATACGCCCGGGCACGAAGCTTTTACCATGATGCGTGCGCGCGGTGCTGAAATTACCGACATAGTTGTACTTATTGTAGCTGCCGATGATGGCGTAATGCCGCAGACAATAGAAGCATTAAACCATGCGAAAGATGCAAAAGTTCCGATTATTGTTGCAATCAATAAAATAGATAAACCTGAGGCAAATCCCGATAAGGTTATGACGCGTCTTTCCGAGCTGGGACTTATGCCGGAAGAGTGGGGTGGAGATACCATGTATGTGAAAATCTCCGCTTTACAAAGACTCGGGCTTGATGACCTTCTTGATGCAATTCTACTGCAAGCGGAAATTCTTGAGCTGCAAGCAAATTATAGTTGCAGAGCTGAAGGGAAAATCATAGAATCTCAAATAGATCACGGAAGAGGAATTGTTGCGACCGTTATTGTGCAGCGGGGAATTTTACGCACCGGGGATCCCTATGTTGCGGGTATATACTCAGGGCGAGTTCGAGCAATATTCAACGACCGTGGAGAAAAAATTGAAGAGGCAATACCGAGTATGCCGGTGGAGATTCTCGGACTTGAAGGGATGCCCAATGCGGGAGATCCTTTCCAAGTAACAGAATCCGAAAAGATTGCACGCCAGATATCTTCTAAGCGGCAAGAATTAAAGCGATATGAAGACTCGCGCAACGTCAAAAAGGTTACGCTTGACAACCTGTATGAAACAATCCATGACGGAGAAGTTCTTGAGTTTAAAGTTATCATAAAAGGCGATGTCCAGGGCTCGGTAGAAGCATTAAAACAGTCTTTGGAAAAACTTTCAACAAAAGAAATTCGATTGAGCGTTATTCATGCTTCTGCAGGCGCAATCAATGATTCCGATGTTATGTTGGCGGCGGCTGATGCAAACGCAATTATTATCGGCTTTAATGTTCGCCCGACTCCGCAGGCAAAAATTCTTGCAGAGCAGGAAAAAGTTGATATTCGAAAATACAATGTTATTTATAAAGCAGTGGAAGAGATTGAGCTTGCAATGGAAGGCTTGTTGCGCCCCGATCTAAAAGAAGAAGTGATCGGCTTAGCTGAAGTACGGCAGGTATTCAAAGTTCCTAAAATCGGAAACATTGCCGGTTCTTATATCCTTGAAGGAAGCGTAAAACGAAATTCCCATGTGCATGTAATCCGTGAAGGGATTGTACTCCATTCAGGGAAAATATCTTCGTTGCGCCGCATCAAAGATGACGTAAAAGAGGTGTCGGCAGGGTTTGAATGCGGTATCGGAATTGAAAACTATACCGATTTAAAAGAAGGCGATCAGCTTGAGTTTATTGAGGTAGTAGAAGTTGCGCGTAAACTGAAAGATACCGAAAAATACGAACCGCCGAAAGCTTCAACGGAAGAATAA
- the rbfA gene encoding 30S ribosome-binding factor RbfA produces MSEFRLTKLGEQIREEISKMISSGTIKDPRVSNFLSINRVDVSADLAYAKVYVSSFMDSHKTKQGVSGLENAAGFIRTTLAKKLHVHKFPQLSFIYDESIKEGFDMVKKLDSMDISPEEEQDEEN; encoded by the coding sequence ATGAGTGAATTCAGATTAACAAAACTTGGAGAACAAATCCGAGAAGAAATATCAAAAATGATTTCGTCAGGAACAATAAAAGACCCTCGTGTCTCTAACTTTCTTTCAATAAATAGAGTAGACGTTTCCGCAGACCTTGCCTATGCAAAAGTATATGTCTCAAGTTTTATGGACAGCCATAAGACAAAGCAGGGTGTAAGCGGCTTGGAAAATGCCGCAGGATTTATTCGCACTACTCTTGCAAAAAAATTGCATGTTCATAAATTTCCGCAGCTTAGTTTTATTTATGACGAAAGTATAAAAGAAGGTTTTGATATGGTTAAAAAGTTAGATTCGATGGATATTTCCCCCGAAGAAGAACAGGATGAGGAAAATTGA
- the truB gene encoding tRNA pseudouridine(55) synthase TruB, producing the protein MRKIEQDLIIPFAKQAGMTSFDSLWQVKHALKTKKLGHTGTLDSFADGLLVLLSGKLTRLAGRITDFDKTYITRMEFGKQTDTLDPEGEVIDMKELPQVEAFFSVLDSFTGVITQIPPLYSAVKIKGQRASDRMRQGEAVVLKERSITIYSLRVVSLESDGKTADPSAFASGALLSAATLEVSCSKGTYIRSLVRDIAAAAGSCAFVSALRRTAVGPFMLAEAAGYDKLVEFGKTESEVNQSRTQLLYEEIKAASKTLDTKTAKKLGFPVVEINRAFVKNFFHGQKIQKEWFNTVPASSGSRLIAVFSCDNCIGLIKNSGNSFNYDTVFQIEGM; encoded by the coding sequence ATGAGGAAAATTGAACAGGATTTGATTATTCCGTTTGCAAAACAAGCCGGAATGACCAGCTTTGACTCGCTTTGGCAAGTTAAACATGCACTAAAAACAAAAAAACTTGGACATACCGGAACCTTAGACAGCTTTGCAGACGGTTTGCTTGTTTTGCTTTCAGGAAAACTGACTCGGCTTGCAGGGAGGATTACGGATTTTGATAAAACGTACATAACCCGTATGGAATTCGGAAAACAAACCGATACGCTTGACCCTGAAGGCGAAGTTATCGACATGAAGGAATTACCGCAGGTAGAAGCTTTCTTCTCGGTTTTGGATAGCTTTACCGGAGTAATAACACAAATTCCGCCTTTGTACTCCGCCGTAAAAATAAAGGGGCAGCGCGCTTCCGATAGAATGCGGCAAGGAGAAGCGGTGGTGCTAAAAGAGCGGAGCATTACTATTTATTCGTTACGGGTGGTAAGTTTGGAATCTGACGGAAAAACAGCTGATCCTTCGGCGTTTGCGTCCGGAGCGCTGCTTTCCGCTGCTACACTGGAGGTTTCCTGCTCAAAGGGAACCTATATCCGCTCATTGGTGCGTGATATTGCGGCGGCAGCAGGCTCGTGCGCCTTTGTATCCGCTTTGCGCAGAACCGCTGTCGGCCCTTTTATGCTCGCGGAAGCGGCGGGGTATGATAAGTTGGTTGAATTCGGAAAAACGGAAAGCGAAGTAAATCAGTCCCGTACTCAATTACTATATGAAGAAATCAAAGCCGCTTCCAAAACTCTTGATACAAAAACTGCGAAAAAACTTGGCTTCCCCGTAGTTGAAATCAATCGTGCGTTTGTTAAAAATTTCTTTCATGGACAGAAAATACAAAAAGAATGGTTTAACACAGTGCCTGCATCATCGGGTAGCCGATTAATAGCTGTTTTTTCTTGTGATAATTGTATAGGTTTGATTAAAAACAGCGGCAACTCTTTTAATTATGACACGGTTTTTCAGATAGAGGGGATGTAA
- a CDS encoding FAD synthetase family protein: MEIFSWDALVKAKAPLITQGAAVSIGGFDGPHRGHVLLFEKVFEAAKKENLKAGLITFSRSPRFKKAGENYVGDVSTLRLRLQKFEELGFDFIVLIDFSCSFARIEGVQFFDILLKTIRIRYLAVGTDFRCGYRLDTGVPELIQLGSEQGFRFDSIGQLTAANNLRISSSAVRVAVEKADFTLAKDLLGYPFLLDIKDVFTPDEQKVCSYKAVKQITQILPPDGRYSVKVFLTYKTTVVALLTIHEGSIVLTFDSIQKNIPAEEKDFDTVEFIQKE; this comes from the coding sequence ATGGAAATATTTTCTTGGGATGCGCTTGTAAAAGCAAAAGCCCCTTTAATAACGCAGGGAGCGGCGGTTTCTATCGGAGGTTTTGACGGTCCGCATAGAGGACATGTCTTGCTTTTTGAAAAAGTTTTTGAGGCCGCAAAAAAGGAAAATTTAAAAGCAGGATTAATAACTTTTTCGCGCTCTCCCCGTTTTAAAAAAGCGGGAGAAAATTATGTCGGCGATGTCTCAACCTTGCGTTTGCGGTTACAAAAGTTTGAAGAACTGGGGTTTGACTTTATCGTACTGATTGACTTTTCTTGCAGTTTCGCTAGAATAGAAGGGGTTCAATTCTTTGATATCTTATTAAAAACTATTCGCATCCGATATCTTGCCGTTGGCACTGATTTTCGATGCGGATATCGCCTGGATACCGGAGTCCCTGAGCTTATACAGCTGGGCTCCGAGCAGGGTTTTCGCTTTGATTCCATCGGTCAGCTTACTGCTGCGAATAACTTACGTATCAGCTCAAGTGCGGTACGGGTTGCAGTTGAAAAAGCGGACTTCACCCTTGCGAAAGATCTGTTAGGGTATCCATTTTTGCTTGATATTAAAGATGTTTTTACGCCTGATGAACAAAAAGTTTGCTCATATAAGGCTGTAAAACAGATAACACAGATTCTTCCGCCGGACGGAAGATACTCGGTGAAAGTTTTTTTAACTTATAAAACGACTGTAGTTGCTTTGCTGACAATACACGAAGGCTCAATCGTTTTAACCTTTGACTCTATACAAAAAAATATACCTGCCGAGGAAAAAGATTTTGACACAGTAGAATTTATACAGAAGGAGTAA
- the rpsO gene encoding 30S ribosomal protein S15: MALTKEHTASVVAKHGSNEKDTGHAHVQIALLTERIKQLTEHCKTHPKDKSSNRGLLVLVGQRRRLLKYLQRTNLEGYRALIKELGLRK, from the coding sequence ATGGCACTTACAAAAGAACACACCGCTTCGGTGGTCGCAAAGCATGGTTCCAATGAAAAGGATACGGGACATGCCCACGTTCAAATTGCATTGTTAACAGAGCGGATCAAGCAGTTAACCGAGCACTGCAAAACACATCCGAAGGATAAAAGCAGCAATCGCGGTTTGCTTGTTTTAGTCGGACAGCGACGCCGCCTGCTTAAATATTTACAAAGAACTAACTTGGAAGGCTATCGAGCACTTATCAAAGAGTTAGGTTTACGAAAATAA
- the pnp gene encoding polyribonucleotide nucleotidyltransferase: MKHTVSYKIGDSELILETGRLAKQANGAIFAQFGGSAVLATVCASDQSQEGLDYVPLTVDYNEKYYAAGKIPGGFIKREGRPKDKEILVSRLIDRPMRPLFEKDFGRDIQIIPTCVSSDMINPPDILAVIASSAAVVISDIPFNGPVAAARIAYVNGEYVINPTFKQIDRAEMEIVVAGTKEGITMVEGGAHEVSEEVMLTALEKAHEFIKIICDLQEQLRNACGKEKLPLVPLSVELENKQAIHDEAYPRLSEALYVKGKFERRAACDAVKADIAEKYAEQLEDEVQTKLFNALFDDMEYHILRENILDKGLRVDGRNTEEIRPITCEIGVLPRPHGSAVFTRGETQSLAVVTLGTVFDEQVYDDIEGDRRENFILHYNFPPFSVGEVGRMGTGRREIGHGYLAHRSLSPMIPSREKFPYTVRVVSEILESNGSSSMATVCGGTLSLLHAGVPMKSPVAGIAMGLITDGDRYAILSDILGEEDHLGDMDFKVAGTENGITGFQMDIKIAGVSSEIMKNALAQAKRGRMHILGIMNQTISKPNADISKYAPRIECVKIAVDKIGALIGPGGKNIKALSEQYQVTINTDNDGTVTIYGKDSQSALDAKAAVIGVVEEPEVGRIYQGTVKKIMEFGAFVEILPGKEGLCHISKLSRERVGKVGDVLKEEQRIPVKLLEIDKMNRLNLSYIDALEELEKKAEK; the protein is encoded by the coding sequence ATGAAACATACAGTAAGTTATAAAATCGGTGACAGCGAGCTCATCCTGGAAACAGGACGTTTGGCAAAACAGGCAAACGGCGCGATCTTTGCACAATTCGGCGGAAGTGCCGTGCTCGCAACCGTTTGTGCATCAGACCAAAGTCAGGAAGGCTTGGATTATGTCCCACTAACCGTTGACTATAATGAAAAATATTACGCTGCCGGAAAAATTCCCGGCGGATTTATAAAAAGAGAAGGGCGTCCGAAAGATAAGGAAATTTTGGTTTCCCGTCTGATTGACCGCCCGATGCGTCCGCTTTTTGAAAAAGATTTCGGAAGAGATATTCAGATTATTCCAACCTGCGTTTCTTCCGATATGATAAATCCGCCCGATATTTTGGCGGTTATTGCAAGCTCCGCAGCGGTGGTTATTTCCGACATTCCGTTTAACGGCCCAGTTGCGGCAGCGCGAATTGCCTATGTAAACGGCGAATATGTGATCAATCCCACGTTTAAGCAAATTGACCGTGCGGAGATGGAAATTGTTGTTGCCGGCACAAAAGAAGGCATCACCATGGTGGAAGGCGGGGCTCACGAAGTTTCGGAAGAAGTTATGCTTACCGCCCTTGAAAAAGCACACGAGTTTATCAAAATTATCTGCGATTTGCAGGAGCAGCTACGCAATGCGTGCGGTAAAGAAAAACTGCCGCTTGTGCCGCTCTCTGTTGAGCTTGAAAACAAACAAGCAATCCATGATGAAGCGTATCCGCGTCTTTCGGAAGCCTTGTACGTAAAAGGTAAATTTGAAAGACGGGCAGCCTGCGATGCGGTGAAAGCCGATATTGCGGAAAAATATGCGGAACAGCTTGAAGATGAGGTTCAGACAAAACTTTTCAACGCCCTTTTTGATGATATGGAATATCATATTTTAAGAGAGAATATTTTAGACAAAGGGCTGCGCGTTGACGGAAGAAACACCGAAGAAATTAGACCGATTACCTGCGAAATAGGCGTGCTGCCGCGTCCGCACGGCTCGGCGGTATTTACCCGCGGCGAAACACAGTCGCTTGCGGTTGTAACACTCGGAACTGTTTTTGACGAACAAGTCTATGATGATATCGAAGGAGACCGGCGCGAAAACTTTATTCTGCACTATAACTTTCCGCCTTTTTCGGTCGGCGAGGTAGGTAGAATGGGAACCGGCAGACGGGAAATCGGACACGGATATTTGGCGCACCGCTCTCTTTCGCCGATGATTCCTTCACGGGAAAAATTCCCCTACACAGTCAGAGTGGTTTCCGAAATTCTGGAATCAAACGGCTCATCTTCGATGGCAACGGTTTGCGGCGGAACGCTTTCGCTATTGCATGCGGGAGTTCCGATGAAAAGCCCGGTTGCGGGAATTGCCATGGGACTTATTACCGACGGCGATCGATATGCAATCCTTTCTGATATTCTCGGTGAGGAAGATCACCTCGGCGACATGGACTTCAAAGTTGCGGGAACCGAAAACGGTATTACCGGCTTCCAAATGGATATAAAAATTGCCGGCGTTTCTTCAGAGATTATGAAAAATGCCCTTGCGCAGGCAAAGCGCGGCAGAATGCACATTCTCGGTATTATGAATCAAACTATTTCAAAACCGAATGCAGATATTTCAAAATACGCTCCGAGAATTGAGTGTGTAAAAATTGCGGTAGATAAAATCGGCGCCTTAATCGGCCCCGGCGGGAAAAATATAAAAGCTCTTTCAGAGCAGTATCAGGTTACCATCAATACCGACAATGACGGCACGGTTACTATCTACGGAAAAGATTCTCAATCGGCGTTGGATGCAAAGGCGGCGGTTATCGGTGTTGTTGAAGAGCCGGAAGTAGGAAGAATATACCAGGGAACCGTAAAAAAGATTATGGAGTTCGGCGCCTTTGTGGAAATACTTCCCGGTAAAGAAGGACTTTGCCATATCTCAAAACTTTCCCGCGAAAGAGTCGGAAAAGTCGGCGATGTACTGAAAGAAGAACAGCGGATTCCGGTTAAATTACTAGAAATCGATAAAATGAACCGCCTTAATCTTTCGTATATTGATGCGCTGGAAGAGCTTGAAAAAAAGGCTGAAAAATGA
- the dut gene encoding dUTP diphosphatase, producing the protein MQTVFCTLKEDASLPVYQTAGAAGADIRAYLPDGNIVLQPMERKLIPTGLAVELPANTELQIRPRSGLAFKNSVTVLNTPGTVDSDFRGELCVLLINLGEEPFTVTHGDRIAQAVISPVIQAEFKQVDELSRTNRGANGYGSTGIA; encoded by the coding sequence ATGCAGACCGTTTTTTGCACCTTAAAAGAAGACGCCTCGCTGCCTGTATATCAGACAGCGGGAGCCGCAGGCGCGGATATTCGGGCATATTTGCCCGATGGAAACATTGTTTTGCAGCCCATGGAGCGCAAACTTATTCCTACCGGACTTGCGGTTGAACTTCCCGCAAATACGGAATTGCAAATACGTCCGCGTTCCGGGCTTGCCTTTAAAAACAGTGTTACCGTATTAAACACGCCCGGCACCGTTGACTCGGACTTTCGCGGAGAACTTTGTGTTTTACTCATCAATCTTGGAGAAGAGCCGTTTACCGTAACGCACGGGGACCGTATTGCGCAGGCGGTTATTTCTCCCGTTATTCAGGCAGAGTTTAAACAGGTTGATGAGCTGTCCCGCACAAACCGCGGAGCAAACGGATACGGCTCCACAGGAATCGCCTGA
- a CDS encoding LptF/LptG family permease has translation MSKRSSKIYHKKILFLYLSKELLLYFFVCFLFFFFIFFVNNILLMAEDILSKHAPFKDVMLLMFYSLPMIIANSAPFAALVGTLMCIGRFFSDLEFLAMNALGVSMKFLLVPVLAVGLFISIVSFFTNDVLLPASFIQLRKVYWDISTSTPALELESYSIKKNQNAVVISGLIKDGIIDELLIIDKGENKESRILGGKKSELKKSTDPAVIMTLDMNEPQMLIIDGKDEKKYDSIVGKKIAYNVLAKNINPVYFNALGPSDMTSYDLYKDIQTRKKNNEDKRLLNIYNMEFHKKFSIPFGALFFVFLAFGISSVGKVHNQSVGFILGLLIAVAYWAVLMGGQEISLTFDVSGAFMMWLPNILLLIVGGILLGRRLFR, from the coding sequence ATGTCAAAGAGAAGCTCAAAAATTTATCATAAAAAAATTCTATTTCTCTATCTGTCAAAAGAGTTATTGCTCTATTTTTTTGTTTGCTTTCTTTTTTTCTTTTTTATTTTTTTTGTGAATAATATTCTTTTAATGGCTGAGGATATTCTATCCAAGCATGCGCCGTTTAAAGATGTTATGCTTTTAATGTTTTACTCTCTTCCGATGATAATTGCAAACTCTGCTCCCTTTGCAGCTCTTGTCGGCACGCTCATGTGTATCGGGAGATTTTTCAGTGATTTAGAATTTCTTGCGATGAACGCCCTCGGCGTTTCAATGAAGTTTTTGCTGGTTCCTGTTTTAGCGGTAGGGCTTTTCATTTCGATCGTGTCGTTTTTTACCAATGATGTTTTGTTGCCTGCAAGTTTTATTCAATTACGAAAAGTCTACTGGGACATTAGTACCTCTACTCCTGCGCTGGAATTGGAATCATACTCAATTAAAAAAAATCAGAATGCAGTGGTTATTTCCGGTCTGATAAAAGACGGGATTATCGATGAGTTGCTTATTATTGATAAGGGCGAAAATAAGGAAAGCAGAATCTTGGGCGGGAAAAAATCCGAATTAAAAAAATCAACCGACCCTGCTGTTATCATGACACTCGATATGAATGAACCGCAAATGCTTATCATCGATGGAAAAGATGAAAAGAAATATGATTCAATTGTGGGTAAAAAAATAGCGTATAATGTGCTCGCAAAAAATATAAATCCCGTGTATTTCAACGCACTTGGTCCGAGCGATATGACTTCCTATGATTTATATAAAGATATACAGACAAGAAAAAAAAATAATGAAGACAAGAGACTGCTTAATATTTATAACATGGAATTTCATAAAAAATTTTCCATTCCCTTTGGCGCCCTGTTTTTTGTTTTTCTTGCGTTCGGTATCAGTAGCGTGGGCAAAGTGCATAATCAAAGTGTCGGCTTTATTTTAGGACTTTTAATTGCAGTCGCCTATTGGGCGGTTTTAATGGGCGGGCAAGAAATAAGTTTGACTTTTGATGTAAGCGGAGCTTTTATGATGTGGCTGCCGAATATTCTCTTGTTGATAGTAGGAGGCATTTTACTGGGGAGAAGATTGTTTAGATGA